The Montipora foliosa isolate CH-2021 chromosome 1, ASM3666993v2, whole genome shotgun sequence genome has a window encoding:
- the LOC137971854 gene encoding uncharacterized protein: MEKPRRVSYAGLTTQRPRKDSRVRQTVAIIGGGAGGCCSAIELGLTGRFNILLLEKNRELMRGSSDITPGRLSLGFHHADKDTALYFLHVTVKFVKRYGHFRQELSREQSHPLRRGRYFIMKNSLVPAKEILEIYEAIKQEYAKIVREDPSCEVFGPPENIYRILKAHEFEKDVEIASVDVAIETAEELLDWPKMRKFLVDQIERNENVFVHSNTNVVTITALSGKGFVIDGINTNHGGAVRIVADFVVNASWYNISKFNRMLGISSVCRNRCNRLKAIATVQIPKELANVPSMFFCMGPFCMFCNKGNGVGMITYAPETNIAVTTSSGEQETKFSRFCHGLADEKETLARGERILAGVTKYIPNMQLAKLTKVSIGIVQIFMDESTLDPGFKIGNLDFTHNPLKEEIAKRNYSGVEEPIPGYVINACIKLIYCFDNAHLVKDILAKNCGYS; this comes from the exons ATGGAAAAACCACGTAGAGTCTCTTATGCTGGTCTCACCACACAGCGGCCAAGAAAAGACTCGCGTGTACGCCAAACTGTTGCGATCATTGGGGGAGGCGCTGGGGGATGTTGCTCTGCTATTGAACTGGGATTGACTGGAAGGTTTAACATTttgcttttggaaaaaaatcgAGAATTGATGAGAGGAAGCAGTGATATCACACCGGGACGCTTGAGTCTTGGTTTCCACCATGCTGACAAAGATACAGCACTGTACTTTTTGCATGTCACCGTAAAATTCGTCAAACGTTATGGTCACTTTCGGCAAGAGCTGAGTCGAGAGCAGTCTCACCCACTTCGTCGAGGAAGATACTTCATCATGAAAAATTCATTGGTTCCTGCAAAAGAGATCTTAGAAATTTACGAGGCAATAAAGCAAGAATATGCAAAGATAGTGAGAGAAGATCCCAGCTGCGAAGTGTTTGGCCCACCAGAAAACATTTATCGAATTCTTAAGGCTCATGAATTTGAAAAAGATGTGGAAATTGCATCCGTTGATGTGGCCATTGAGACAGCGGAAGAGcttcttgattggccaaagaTGAGAAAATTTCTAGTAGATCAAATTGAGAGGAATGAAAACGTCTTCGTGCATTCAAACACCAACGTGGTTACGATTACAGCTCTTAGTGGTAAGGGGTTTGTCATAGACGGAATAAATACAAATCATGGTGGTGCAGTGAGGATCGTTGCCGATTTCGTTGTGAACGCATCGTGGTATAACATTTCTAAGTTCAACAGAATGCTTGGTATCTCCTCTGTCTGCAG AAATAGGTGCAACCGTCTCAAAGCCATAGCTACTGTGCAAATTCCCAAAGAACTTGCTAATGTTCCGTCCATGTTCTTCTGCATGGGTCCATTTTGTATGTTTTGCAACAAAGGTAATGGAGTGGGAATGATAACTTACGCCCCAGAAACCAACATCGCTGTAACAACTTCCTCTGGTGAGCAGGAAACGAAGTTCTCACGTTTTTGTCATGGCCTCGCTGATGAGAAAGAAACGCTTGCCAGAGGGGAACGAATACTCGCCGGTGTGACCAAGTACATTCCTAACATGCAACTTGCCAAGCTGACGAAGGTGTCAATCGGGATAGTGCAGATCTTCATGGATGAGAGCACGCTCGATCCTGGTTTTAAAATTGGAAACCTGGACTTTACTCACAATCCACTGAAGGAAGAAATTGCTAAAAGGAATTACAGTGGGGTTGAGGAGCCGATTCCAGGCTACGTCATAAATGCATGCATAAAATTAATTTACTGCTTCGATAATGCACATCTTGTCAAAGACATTTTAGCCAAAAACTGTGGATACTCGTGA